GGGTGGGGATGAAAACATGCCTGTTATTATGCTTATTTTTAATGACCCCTCCAAAAATGTAATGATAAATACGGGTGAGCAGATAAAGTCCAGGGGAGCCCATATCATTTGCTTGACGGACGACGAAGATCTGTGCAAGCATTTCGCTGATGATATCATTTTAATCCCCAACAACGGGCTCCTCACGCCCCTGTTGGCCGTCATCCCCCTACAGATGCTTGCATACTACACCTCTGTCGCGCGAGGCAACAACCCCGACCGCCCCCGTTGCCTTGCCAAGACAGTTACTGTATCCTAGTGCCACCACAGGGGTGCGCGGTGCGTTCAACTGCACATTTTTCGTTCACCTGCACATTTTTCGTTCACCTGCACATTTTTCGTTCAACTGCACATTTTTCGTTCAACTGCACATTTTTCGTTCACCTGCACATTTTTCGTTCAGTTGCACAATTTTGCTTCATCGCGCGCATTTGATCATCGTGGTAAATATGGATTATTATCCATCCTGCATAGCCATCTCACGTAGCCGTTTTCATTGGTCTCAAAATTTCGTCACCGCTTCGCGTTATTCTCCACTTCCTGATGGAGGAGCACCCTGACCAAGCTCAATGACGAAAGTGCGAGCAACGCACCCGCGTCCTTGGTACCGTGTACATCGTACACGTAGCCCCATTTAAAGAACTGATAAATGTACTCCAAATTGCAGCACCTATACACATCCTTATAACCTATATACCCATGCAAAAAGAGGTAGCTAAAAACGAAGGAATTCAAAATCTGTGTGcatttgtaaaataaaaaaatatctgaactgttcatattttttaacaaattttttattttctcctgcaCACACAAATCCTGCACAGGAGTTTCAAAGTGATTTGCTCTTCTTAACTTAACTCCATGAATGTTTTCAAAAATTGAAATGAACTTAGTATacacattattttcttcctccattaAGTTATTTATTTCGTAATTTTCTACATAATTCAGACTTTTCGGCAAATCAATCGTTTGGGACCCTCCCAGCTTCTTCACTCTGTCCATCATGTTAGGCTGTCCATTTTGATAAAGAATTAAAtcgttttgaaaattttcaaagattttattttccatgaTCATTCTCTGCTCTTGGAAATAGATCTGCTTATCTTTGCTCTTGATGTGTGTGTCGTCTCCCCCTGGAGGTATCACCCCCTCCAGAAAATCGACGAAATTGTTAGCCGTCAAGGTTAACGGCATTTTCTGCAAATCCATCTTTTCCCTATTCCGCAGCAACTCATACTTTATCAAAAAGCACAGATCAAAACTTTCGAAGGAAAgtacatttttcccattcgtTAATAATATTAAATCGTCGATGAATATTTCCACCTTGCCTGTGCAGGTGTTTTTCTTCAGAtggatattttttaaatttgcgAACTTGTTCAGAGTCCGCTTGTCGTTGTTTAGGCAAAGGTACCGACCTGTGTGCATGTCCTTCTTGCACATGTTGTGTGAGTAGCCCAAATTTACGAATGGGCGGAACGAGGTTCTTCCTCTGTTAGCTCCCCACAGGATGATCCGCTTCATGTTGTGCAAATTACAGGTCAGTGTCGCAGTTCAACAGTTTACTCTTCCAAGCCATGACGGAAGCGGCCAATCTACgcgtttggaaaaaataataataaaaacgaTAATAGAAACGATAATAGAAACGATAATAAAAACAATAAttataacaataataataacgataataaaaacaataataataacaataataataacaataataataacgaTAATAATAACTGAGTTAAGAGAAAGTGGGCTGAACGGGCCCCAACAGAAAGGCTCACTTGAACAGTATCTCACAAGTACGTTATTTTCCCCGCGTTCTTCCTGATGAGATCCTCGTAGGGACGACATAACACAAATGATCTATTCAATTGGCGGGGCTGATGGCATAGCCAGGCCAACTACGCCCCCCTGGCTGATGGTTTTTGTttgagaaaggaaaaggcaccACGTGGGACGCGTGCGTACAGGTATTCGTCACATGGAGAGTACGCACCGCACGAGCACATAGGCGAGAAGAAACCGCCGCAACACAGAATGCAAAAACGTAAAAAGCTTAGCCCATGTGCAAAATATATTGGCTAAGGCCGTAAAAGGTGACGTAAATATGACGTAAATGTGACGTAAATGTGAGAAAGTGccagaaaatttaaaaaaaaaagaaaaaaaaagaaaaaaaaagaaaaaaaaaagaggcaataatgaagaaatattCTTTATAGAACAAAATGCTCCACACACGAGTGGGCCACCGCTTCGCCGATTTACCAGTTTACCACCTTACCGTTTTACTCTTTTGCCGATTTACTAGTAGAcgctcccccctccccctcagAAGATGCCTGTTTGTTTCAACATCTGCAGAAGGTACATCCCCTTGTTGTCGCCCTGCGTGCGGCATTCCTCGTGGGCGCTCTGGTAACCCTTCTTGAGTGCGTCCACGAGAATTCTACGCACATTGTCATTCTTAAGCGACTGCAAAATGAAGCTTTTCAAATTGGCATCATTAAGCTTCTGCACTTTGTTGAGCAGGTAGATAATATCCGtgtccttttcctcctttatagCATTTGAAATGTCATTCGAGGTGTCACTCGAAGTGTCATCAGAAGTACCATTCACTCTCTTCTTATCTTGCCCCTCCACATCGCCATTCCCATTCGTGGAATCCTTCGTTTTGAAACCTAtgacgcttttttttttttttctgaaaaaattgtcaccCATGTTGCCAAAGCCAAAGAAGTTGTTCAGTTCGGAGAGTAAGTCTCCATCTTGATGATCTTCTACTCCATCATCCGCCCCACCGTcgccttcctcccccccactACGGTAGTGTTCACTTCGGTTGTTATCCCcgaagaaatttttaaatattcctGAAAATAGGGAGCTAGGGAAAATGTCATCCATCCGATCAAGATTGCCATATTGATGATACTTGccatcctttccttcctctgtGTTGTCCTCGTTTTCGTCGTCATCTGGATCTAATCCATTCCGTCTAATAAtaatttgtgtgtgtatattatTATCGTCATTTGAGTATCTCCTTactataatatttttcctcttcctgttTCTACCCTCCTTATTCGAATTCACATTCTGGTTGTAAACCCGTGTCTCTGCCACTTTTCTTATTATATCATTTTCACTCTGTAGTGTGTTCACGTTGATTCGTTTTCCAGAGAGCTCCCTTTTAAAGTCATTTAATATCTCGAAACTAAACTCTGGGTGTGCATTGTACAGGGTACTCAGATGTGTAAACTCCTCTTCCACtgctttttcattccttctattTACATTGCAAGACTTGAATCGGTGCAAagaatatttcttcttctcaatTTCATGCGTTACGTACTTTTCTATTATTTCGGATGCCCGTTCATATTCGTGATTATTACGCGAGGGGTATTGCTCATTCGTTTGATTACTTCCTCCTATTGAAGTGTTCCCCCAATCGCTCTCTTTGTAATCGCTTCGCAAAGTCTGAACCATCTTATTTAGCATGTTCTGTTTCTCCTCTGCAGAtaatttcttaaagaaattAGTCATCTCCTTATACCTTTGCTCAAACTCGGGATCCTTCCGTGTTGGATCTTTCCTTGGTAGTTGTTCCTTCCCATAGAGAACCTTTATGGCATACCTCCTAATCACATCGTTAGTGGTTTTACAATCCTCTAAATCTATATCATCCTTTTCTAATTCGTTTGTTATATTCAGGAAGCTTAGCTCCTTAGTTTTTAGTTTCTCATATATCTGGGTGCATTTTTGGTCCACCTTCACTTGATCAATGATGGAGTCCTTTGACCGATTGGTAGCAGAACCTCCAATGGAATTACTCTTATTCATGTTGTGAGATGAACACTCAGTCGCTTCACAGTAGATGTAGAGCTTGGCATTCTTTAAGTCGAAGAGGAACTTGCGGTTTAGTAAAAAGTCTAAGCCTAAAAGAACCACATTGGAATCCATATATGGAAAGCCATTTTCATTTGCATATAATTCCTTCATTTGAACAGGCATTCCTAGATCGCCTTCCTTCGACAAAATAACAAAACGATTAAacttttttaacttcttcaCATTGAATCTTTGATTTAGTATATTTTCAACAAGGATGCTATCAGAACGTTCGTCctccttttccaatttcACGCTACTGTTAATGAACAAGGTTTTTGGAGTTCCCGAATCTAGAAGACCTTTATACATCTGATTATTCACATCTacgttgaaatattttatgtgATTACTGTACTTGTTCAGTTCTACCTCGTGATAATGCTCATGGGGGGTGGTTGCACACTGTTCCTGTGGCAGACTGGACGTAGCATCTCCACCTAGCTCTATCTTCATATGGATGGTATCAAACAGGAATGAATcaaatttcgaaaaaaaatcaaaaccaATGATTCCATCTAAATTTTTGTCCATCTCTTTGTCTTCCATTAAGTAGAATTGAAAAACTTTCTTGTCCCTACTTTCCTTTGCCTTCACCACTCTTTCTACATCAACTTTAGTATTGTTCAGGTAAAGCTTCTCGTGCACATTTTGGATATCCTCTTGTCCAAAGGATAGATGAGGGGGTCTCCTCTCCGCCTCATCCAATTTTCCACCATTACTACGATTACTTTTAAATAGGGAATCCTCCCCtcgtaaaaacaaaaaactgTTGTCACTGCAGAGATCTACGATGaaccttttctcttcatcattCATCATGAGTTTGGTACATAGGAATTCATTCCCACTGGGGCTCCTAAAATTCTCTatcttcatttcattttttgcaaaacccGATTCGTCTCTACTGAGGAATAGTTCCTCCTTCCTTCGCTTCGCACCCGGGTTCTTCCTACCACATTTGAGTCTCCCCTCGAATCCATTTTTGTTCTGAATAAAGAGATGCCTTGAATTCGTACTATGGCTCAGTAACCACGGGTTTGGCAAGAAGCCCCCTTTCTCAGACACGTGGATTATGCGATCTGTGCTCCTCCTTAACTTTAGTGTGTCAGAAAAATCAAATAGCAGAAGGGACAACAGGAGAAAGCCAAATAATATCacaggcattttttttcctttcaatgTCTTAATCTTGTTTTTGTGGCCATATGTAGGAcaagcagtttttttttttttttttttttttttttttttttttttctttccctcagGACATGATTTTCACAGATTATTCAAAACAGTGTATGGGAACTCCTCTCCCTTTTGGATTAGCACACACCTGGTTGTGTTTGTACAACTCAACCTGGTGGAAGGGTCTCTACAAACCTACCAGAACGCTGTCCCTACATGTGACCCAACGCGACCACTACCTCACACGTGCATTCGTTCGACTACTGCTGTGCTTTGTGCGAATCCCGTGTTTCACGGAGACCTCCTTTCGCTGATCTTCGCCTGTTCGACAGCGGGGCgcacatgaaaaaagaatagaaaggatagagaaaaaaaaacaaaaaaaaaaagagcacaaCAAAGGGCATACGAACACAAcaaagaacagaaaaaaaaaaaaaaagggcacaaCTATGATCACAAAATAGAGCCCCAAAACgaatacaaaatatataaataaatgaaaaaaaaaaaaaaaaaaaaaaaaaaaaacggagaaagCAATATCTCCTAGCCTACATAATCCATATATCTGTAACGCACGAAGAACCAATATTAAGAACAAAATTCCggaacaaaaatgtgttgaTGGTGCTGTGTTTATTACGAAGGTTTCACACGCAAAGTGCGAAAACGGGCTCAAGGAGGGGGAGGCACTCCCCTCAAAAGGAGATTAGCCAAACAAAGTAGCACCTCCGCACTGCAACCCTTCCGACATGCACAGTGCGGAAGTATCCTGTTCGTCATTACCCTAATGCTCACGATTGTGATATAACTCCCATTAGGTGTgagcccccccccctccttttggAAAGCCCAACTTTATAAGGACGCGTACAGCGAACATAAAACAACTTAATTAGTGCTACATCACTCCTATGGGGTGTTCACACCTGTTGCAGGTAGAAACAAACcccttcacaaaaaaaaaaaaaaaaaaaaaaaaatatatatatatataaattaaagggtagtcccattttttctaatGAGATATATACCCCAAGCGTAGGCTACACACATTGCCAGTCATCTCCGTAGAAGTACCTACACGAAGTAAAAACCTATATCATGTTGCATCACATCATTTTTGTTGCTCCTTCGGGAATATCGATTCTTCCAATGCGCCGGGGCCAGATTGTGGTGCCGACTCCGTGGGGTTATTAATCTCCTTCTCGACATTCTCATCCTTCTGGTAGActgaaaagggaagggatTATGTCAGGAGGAAATATAATTTGGAATGGGCAAAGGGCTAGAAAGAAGTTACCAAGTGTGGACACCTACACATAGATGATCTTACAAGAACGGCtacgaaaaaatggcaacctGAATACGCCGTTTTTCcgcataacttttttttttctctctctcccccctccttACACGTTCCATCCTCTATCACACGGATGAGGGTGCCCTTTAGCTTGTTCCGTATCAATATATCCTGTTCCATCTCATCGATCTCATTGGCCATCTTCTGCTGTAAACTGATTAGGTGTTTCTTGTAGATGACTCTGTTTTGGTACTCGGTTTTCAATTCTGCTGTGAGTTTGTTTACTTGGCGTATGTTCCTCATCAGGATGTGTCGCTTAATTTTCAAGAATAGGATATAGGTGAATaacacttttattttttcgataCTAGCCAAATCCTTAACCAAATCGGCTAGCATATGTTTcagtttgatttttttttgttccttctttttattcctcctcCCGACTGCCGTCTTGTCGTAAACACCTTTTTTAAGGAAGTTAAACAAACGCTTTTTGC
Above is a window of Plasmodium knowlesi strain H genome assembly, chromosome: 6 DNA encoding:
- a CDS encoding ATP synthase mitochondrial F1 complex assembly factor 2, putative, producing the protein MKRIILWGANRGRTSFRPFVNLGYSHNMCKKDMHTGRYLCLNNDKRTLNKFANLKNIHLKKNTCTGKVEIFIDDLILLTNGKNVLSFESFDLCFLIKYELLRNREKMDLQKMPLTLTANNFVDFLEGVIPPGGDDTHIKSKDKQIYFQEQRMIMENKIFENFQNDLILYQNGQPNMMDRVKKLGGSQTIDLPKSLNYVENYEINNLMEEENNVYTKFISIFENIHGVKLRRANHFETPVQDLCVQEKIKNLLKNMNSSDIFLFYKCTQILNSFVFSYLFLHGYIGYKDVYRCCNLEYIYQFFKWGYVYDVHGTKDAGALLALSSLSLVRVLLHQEVENNAKR